In one Pseudarthrobacter oxydans genomic region, the following are encoded:
- a CDS encoding DUF5703 family protein, whose protein sequence is MKEQFLTSSVQRERDYLRQYEYLVLTVSPVDSLHEARRRLVEHSEYGKWELERSKLYVGGGRRFWLRRRVLQVQRTV, encoded by the coding sequence ATGAAGGAACAATTTCTCACCAGTTCGGTCCAGCGGGAACGGGACTATTTGAGGCAGTACGAGTACCTCGTACTGACGGTCAGCCCTGTCGATTCCCTGCATGAGGCACGGCGCCGCCTGGTGGAACACTCCGAGTACGGCAAGTGGGAGCTGGAGCGCAGCAAGCTGTACGTGGGCGGAGGACGGCGCTTTTGGCTGCGCCGCCGGGTGCTGCAGGTTCAAAGGACCGTTTAG